In one window of Mytilus galloprovincialis chromosome 6, xbMytGall1.hap1.1, whole genome shotgun sequence DNA:
- the LOC143077950 gene encoding uncharacterized protein LOC143077950 gives MSKVLTSVLVVFGFTVVLSLPAKRSPFTMGLGDLEHTRQLPGRVREFDMNGDGALDMKELEFYFKSTFDDVEHISQNVREVFYVLDTNGDRVIDGQEIEPLHNL, from the exons ATGTCAAAAGTACTGACTTCCGTTTTGGTAGTTTTTGGTTTCACTGTAGTCTTAAGTCTACCTGCCAAACGGTCGCCATTTACAATGGGTCTAGGTGACCTTGAACACACTCGACAATTACCAGGTAGAGTACGAGAATTTGACATGAATGGTGATGGAGCATTAGACATGAAAGAATtagaattttatttcaaatcaacATTTGATGATGTAGAACACATATCACAAAATGTAAGAGAAGTCTTCTATGTTCTTGACACTAATGGCGATCGAGTAATTGATGGTCAAG AAATCGAGCCATTGCACAACCTGTAA